One Methanobrevibacter arboriphilus JCM 13429 = DSM 1125 DNA segment encodes these proteins:
- a CDS encoding 4Fe-4S dicluster domain-containing protein, whose protein sequence is MPNHIASGLKYLAAIELKKQGFNQQMIADELDIDRSTVSHYLNGRNLSWNSIEVAKTITNMCPKDFLIMTQTLFKDEQKTRKIALICKNGDYHAEVSDSCIGCGLCVDLCLMKAVSLDSLKAQIDSIYCCGCLLCEEGCPTNSIKILEVKNDREYERS, encoded by the coding sequence ATGCCAAATCATATTGCTTCTGGTCTTAAATACTTAGCTGCAATTGAGCTGAAAAAACAAGGTTTTAATCAGCAAATGATTGCAGACGAACTTGATATTGATCGTTCAACTGTTTCACATTATCTTAACGGTCGAAATTTATCATGGAATTCTATCGAGGTAGCTAAGACTATAACAAATATGTGTCCTAAAGATTTTTTAATTATGACACAGACATTGTTTAAAGATGAACAAAAAACCCGTAAAATTGCTTTAATTTGTAAGAATGGGGATTATCATGCAGAAGTTTCAGATTCATGTATTGGGTGTGGATTATGTGTAGATTTGTGCTTAATGAAGGCAGTCAGTTTAGACTCTTTGAAAGCTCAGATAGACTCCATTTACTGTTGTGGGTGTCTTCTTTGTGAAGAAGGATGTCCAACAAATTCTATAAAAATTTTGGAGGTAAAAAATGATCGCGAATACGAAAGAAGTTAA
- the fwdF gene encoding tungsten-dependent formylmethanofuran dehydrogenase subunit FwdF: MIANTKEVKDEGFDIKRSAEEVRNLSFKDHICIGCGICESTCPVDAITVDDMGPIVREEVDVSKIDIDKDKCVLCGMCSGLCPVNALDFTIDNEPISTIDAYPHYIASAEIDDDTCIYCQRCEVACPREAITIARSLPERSDLVTGEIEVDEETCIHCGICDEMCPADAIDVDRTPGAENIEINKDKCVYCLICKKSCPVNAIKAACRICSYGEYDIDPADAVTTGSSFIDDELCVKCGWCEEICPVDAAKVKKQYEGTLDIDQDKCTVCGTCIDVCPCDVLSFPESPGPATVVNNINKDEQYCIHCGACERACPVDAIDVKITNVDHTPTKSKSWIEKFEALKN; this comes from the coding sequence ATGATCGCGAATACGAAAGAAGTTAAAGATGAAGGCTTTGACATTAAAAGATCAGCAGAAGAAGTAAGGAATTTATCTTTCAAAGATCATATTTGTATCGGCTGTGGGATATGCGAATCTACTTGTCCAGTAGATGCTATAACTGTTGATGATATGGGTCCTATTGTAAGAGAAGAAGTAGATGTTTCTAAAATCGACATTGATAAAGATAAATGTGTTCTTTGTGGTATGTGTAGTGGGTTATGTCCAGTAAATGCATTGGATTTCACTATAGATAATGAACCTATTTCTACTATTGATGCATATCCTCATTATATTGCATCTGCTGAAATTGACGATGATACTTGTATTTATTGTCAAAGATGTGAAGTTGCATGTCCTAGAGAGGCTATAACTATAGCTAGGTCTTTACCAGAAAGATCTGATTTAGTTACTGGTGAAATAGAAGTTGATGAGGAAACTTGTATCCATTGTGGAATATGTGATGAAATGTGCCCAGCTGATGCTATAGATGTAGATAGAACTCCTGGTGCTGAAAATATTGAAATTAACAAAGATAAATGTGTATATTGTTTAATTTGTAAGAAATCATGTCCTGTAAATGCAATTAAAGCAGCTTGTAGGATTTGTTCTTATGGAGAATATGATATAGATCCAGCAGATGCTGTAACTACTGGAAGTTCTTTTATTGATGATGAACTTTGTGTAAAATGTGGTTGGTGTGAAGAAATTTGTCCTGTTGATGCTGCTAAAGTTAAAAAACAGTATGAAGGAACTTTAGATATAGATCAAGACAAATGTACTGTCTGTGGAACTTGTATCGATGTTTGTCCTTGTGACGTTTTATCATTCCCTGAGTCTCCTGGACCAGCTACTGTAGTTAATAATATCAACAAAGATGAGCAATATTGTATACATTGTGGTGCATGTGAAAGAGCATGTCCTGTTGATGCTATTGATGTTAAAATTACTAATGTTGATCACACTCCAACTAAATCTAAATCTTGGATAGAGAAATTTGAGGCTTTAAAAAACTAA
- a CDS encoding 4Fe-4S dicluster domain-containing protein — protein sequence MELKVNQDNCLGCGVCVVACPVNVSISNDVAGGHGSRTEEVIMMVENGVIKLFSDDKCTKCGTCQMFCPVDAIFLE from the coding sequence ATGGAACTTAAAGTAAATCAAGATAACTGCCTTGGATGTGGTGTATGTGTAGTTGCATGCCCAGTTAATGTTTCAATCAGTAACGATGTTGCTGGAGGGCATGGATCTAGAACAGAAGAAGTAATAATGATGGTTGAAAATGGTGTTATTAAGCTTTTCAGTGATGACAAATGTACCAAGTGTGGAACTTGTCAGATGTTCTGTCCTGTTGACGCCATATTTTTAGAATAG
- a CDS encoding molybdopterin dinucleotide binding domain-containing protein encodes MTYIEKPPVPNVVKYDEPMATKRNKLEVMLNTGSDIYQGACKKRGSTLKDEYRHASGTAYMDPRDMARLGVKNWDTALVKTDWGEVVVFTAHSRDAPHEGQIFICKGPWANVIVSPETYCCCDPTYKGVEATIEKTDKEPLLMADLMAEVYMKYDKDAEKSTNRLTEKKINVGITKPEE; translated from the coding sequence ATGACATATATTGAAAAACCACCTGTTCCAAATGTTGTTAAATATGATGAACCTATGGCAACTAAAAGAAATAAACTTGAAGTTATGTTAAATACTGGGTCTGATATTTATCAAGGAGCATGTAAAAAGAGAGGTTCTACCTTAAAAGATGAATATAGGCATGCTTCTGGTACTGCTTATATGGATCCTAGAGATATGGCAAGATTAGGTGTCAAAAATTGGGACACTGCTTTAGTAAAAACTGACTGGGGAGAAGTTGTAGTTTTTACAGCTCATTCAAGAGATGCTCCTCATGAAGGTCAAATCTTTATTTGTAAAGGGCCATGGGCAAATGTTATTGTAAGTCCTGAGACTTACTGCTGTTGTGACCCTACTTACAAAGGAGTTGAAGCAACCATTGAAAAAACTGATAAAGAACCGTTACTTATGGCTGATTTAATGGCAGAAGTTTATATGAAATATGATAAAGATGCTGAAAAATCTACTAATCGTTTAACTGAAAAAAAGATTAATGTAGGTATAACCAAGCCAGAAGAATAG
- a CDS encoding formylmethanofuran dehydrogenase subunit B, with translation MAYEEPITDYDEIVENCTCAFCGCNCDDLTYLIKDGHVVGVRHACRLGASKVMEDMDQRLLVPMIRNEEGDLVETDWDTALDKAAELIAGSVRPVFYGWSETSVETMKHGIRLGELVGAVLDNQATICHGPSLQAVQNAGYPVNTLGEVKNRADMIVYSGNNAMNSHPRHLGRYSAFPRGYFRKRGRFDKTIVTMDPRYTDTAKMSDIWVGFEQNGDYEFYNAMRAVLRGKKLKKDVISGIPKEDIEDLVEAMKTTQYGSLFFGLGLTHTLSKQRNIDIAINLIQDLNKFTKWNLVPMRGHFNVNGFNIFMAFEMGFPYGVDFSRGYPRYMNGETNTIDLLTREEPDVFMVIAADPGAHFPGGANRHLANIPVIQIDIHWGPSTEIADIVLPGSFIGVEAAGTSYRMDGVPIYMKKAIDKPETCRDDEWIVRELHERVQKIKGSQIASK, from the coding sequence ATGGCATATGAAGAACCAATTACAGACTATGATGAAATAGTTGAAAATTGTACTTGTGCTTTCTGTGGTTGTAATTGTGATGATTTGACCTATTTGATTAAAGATGGACATGTTGTGGGTGTAAGACATGCTTGTCGTTTAGGTGCAAGTAAAGTTATGGAAGATATGGATCAAAGATTATTAGTCCCTATGATTCGTAATGAAGAAGGAGATCTTGTTGAGACTGACTGGGACACTGCATTAGATAAAGCTGCAGAACTTATTGCTGGATCTGTAAGACCAGTATTTTATGGTTGGAGTGAAACATCTGTTGAAACCATGAAGCATGGTATTAGACTAGGAGAACTCGTAGGCGCAGTTTTAGATAATCAAGCTACTATTTGTCACGGGCCTTCTCTTCAAGCTGTTCAAAATGCAGGATATCCTGTTAACACTTTGGGAGAAGTTAAAAATAGGGCTGATATGATTGTTTATTCTGGAAACAATGCAATGAATTCTCACCCAAGACATTTGGGAAGATATTCTGCTTTCCCTAGAGGATACTTTAGAAAAAGAGGTCGATTTGATAAGACTATTGTTACTATGGATCCAAGATATACAGATACTGCAAAAATGTCTGATATATGGGTAGGATTTGAACAAAATGGTGATTATGAATTTTATAATGCTATGAGGGCAGTTTTAAGAGGTAAAAAACTTAAAAAAGATGTAATATCTGGAATACCTAAGGAAGATATTGAAGATCTTGTTGAAGCTATGAAAACTACTCAATATGGTTCTCTTTTCTTTGGTTTAGGATTAACTCATACTTTGTCTAAACAAAGAAATATTGATATTGCAATTAATTTAATTCAAGATTTAAACAAGTTTACTAAATGGAATTTAGTACCTATGAGAGGACACTTTAACGTTAATGGATTTAATATTTTCATGGCATTTGAAATGGGATTCCCATACGGTGTTGACTTTTCAAGAGGTTATCCAAGATATATGAATGGTGAAACTAACACTATTGATTTGTTAACAAGAGAAGAACCAGATGTATTTATGGTAATAGCTGCTGATCCTGGAGCTCACTTCCCTGGTGGGGCTAACAGACACTTAGCTAATATTCCTGTTATACAAATTGATATTCATTGGGGTCCTTCCACAGAAATTGCTGATATTGTTTTACCAGGTTCTTTCATTGGTGTAGAAGCTGCTGGAACTAGTTATAGGATGGATGGTGTTCCAATTTACATGAAAAAGGCTATTGATAAACCTGAAACTTGTAGGGACGACGAATGGATTGTTAGAGAACTCCATGAAAGAGTTCAGAAAATTAAAGGCTCACAGATAGCTAGTAAATAA
- a CDS encoding formylmethanofuran dehydrogenase subunit A: MEYIIKNGIVYDPTNKVDGEKKDVMFKDGKIVDSVSSDAKVLDATDKVVMAAGVDPHSHIAGPKLVVGRLYRPEDSRKGIKPKTATTRAETGFSIPSCPTTGYRYSRMGYGTVVEAAMPPLEAKHTHEEILAIPNLDIPALSLFGNNWFVLEYAKENNIDDLATFISKWLKITRGYGVKIVNPGGSEAWGWGMNVHGLDDPVPYWDVTSREVIHALAEANEKLGLPHSIHLHPNDLGHPGNYNTTIDTMDLIKDISKNSPVRDQTVHMTHIQYHSYAGTNWRDFESGAEDVAKFINKNDYVTCDVGQITLDETTTMTADAPMEFDLHQLNGLKWANKDIELETAAGIVPFIYSGRNSVHSVQWAIGLEMFLMVDNPWQVMLTTDSPNAGPFIRYPRVISWLMSNKRRTEMIENGEVHKAVGRKSVLATLDREYDFNEIATISRAAPAKAYGFTDRGHLGVGARADVAVYDINPNDIDPSKEYETIEHAFGNANLTVKDGQIIVQNGDIVSTKESQTIWTNVKGIEEKENALMEKIMPVFDKYYTIKFENYVVHDHYVHNPIEVNVQAGK; this comes from the coding sequence ATGGAATACATAATTAAAAATGGTATCGTTTATGATCCTACTAATAAAGTAGATGGGGAAAAGAAAGACGTAATGTTTAAAGATGGTAAAATTGTTGACAGCGTCTCTTCTGATGCTAAAGTGTTAGATGCAACTGATAAAGTTGTAATGGCTGCTGGTGTTGATCCTCATTCTCATATTGCTGGGCCAAAATTAGTTGTAGGAAGATTATATAGGCCTGAAGATTCAAGAAAAGGGATTAAACCTAAAACAGCTACTACTCGTGCAGAGACTGGATTTTCTATACCAAGTTGTCCGACAACTGGTTATAGATATTCTAGAATGGGGTATGGAACTGTTGTGGAAGCAGCTATGCCTCCTTTGGAAGCAAAACACACTCATGAAGAGATTTTAGCAATTCCTAATCTTGATATTCCAGCATTATCATTATTTGGTAATAACTGGTTTGTATTAGAATATGCAAAAGAAAATAATATTGATGATTTAGCTACTTTTATTTCAAAGTGGTTAAAAATCACAAGAGGTTATGGAGTTAAAATAGTAAACCCTGGTGGTAGTGAAGCTTGGGGTTGGGGTATGAATGTACATGGGTTAGATGACCCTGTTCCTTATTGGGATGTTACTTCTCGTGAAGTTATCCATGCATTAGCAGAAGCTAATGAAAAGTTAGGACTTCCACATTCAATTCATCTCCACCCTAATGATTTAGGCCATCCAGGTAATTATAATACTACAATAGACACTATGGATCTTATAAAAGATATATCCAAAAATTCTCCTGTAAGAGATCAAACTGTTCACATGACTCATATTCAATATCACTCTTATGCTGGAACTAACTGGAGAGATTTTGAATCTGGTGCTGAAGATGTGGCAAAATTCATTAATAAAAATGATTATGTTACTTGTGATGTTGGTCAAATCACTTTAGATGAAACCACTACCATGACAGCAGATGCTCCTATGGAATTTGATCTTCATCAATTAAATGGGCTTAAATGGGCTAACAAAGATATTGAACTTGAAACAGCTGCGGGTATTGTTCCATTTATTTATTCTGGAAGAAACAGTGTACACTCTGTACAATGGGCTATTGGTCTTGAAATGTTTTTAATGGTTGATAATCCATGGCAAGTCATGTTAACTACTGACAGTCCTAATGCTGGTCCTTTCATAAGATATCCTAGAGTTATTTCTTGGTTGATGAGTAATAAACGCAGAACTGAAATGATTGAAAATGGTGAAGTTCATAAGGCTGTTGGAAGAAAATCAGTTCTTGCAACTTTAGATCGTGAGTATGACTTTAATGAAATTGCTACTATTTCAAGAGCTGCTCCTGCTAAAGCTTATGGATTTACTGATAGAGGTCATTTAGGTGTTGGAGCTAGAGCTGATGTAGCTGTATATGATATTAACCCTAATGATATTGATCCTTCTAAAGAGTATGAAACTATTGAACATGCATTTGGTAATGCTAATTTAACTGTTAAAGATGGTCAAATTATTGTTCAAAATGGAGATATTGTTTCTACTAAAGAAAGTCAAACTATCTGGACTAATGTTAAAGGTATTGAAGAGAAAGAAAATGCACTTATGGAAAAAATCATGCCAGTATTTGATAAGTACTATACTATTAAATTTGAAAATTATGTGGTACATGATCATTATGTGCATAACCCAATTGAGGTTAATGTCCAAGCAGGCAAATAG
- a CDS encoding formylmethanofuran dehydrogenase subunit C has protein sequence MFNLKTITFNQKKTSSIALEFDELIPDEIYGWDKSDFDKYMVPIGNSRFPLSDYFDVEVEGEADSPAQVKMVLNGDLGRVKYIGAKMTDGQVIANSSVDLHCGAEMAGGSILVNGDAESYAGREMTGGNLEIIGNVKEFCGASYIGDWRGMTGGIITIHGNAGKQLGECLTGGEIHVKGNCDILAGIHMNKGLIQIDGDVTRWPGGQMQNGDIVINGTLSRFLEGFEQEEVVKNPTIAGKSFSGNYIKFTGDIARNGKGSLYLAAEKNRHLL, from the coding sequence GTGTTTAATTTGAAAACTATAACTTTTAATCAAAAAAAGACTTCTTCAATAGCACTTGAATTTGATGAATTAATTCCTGATGAAATTTATGGTTGGGATAAATCTGATTTTGATAAATATATGGTGCCTATTGGGAATTCCAGATTTCCACTTTCTGATTACTTTGATGTAGAAGTGGAAGGAGAAGCTGATTCTCCTGCTCAAGTTAAAATGGTTCTTAATGGAGATTTGGGTAGAGTTAAGTATATTGGTGCTAAGATGACTGATGGTCAAGTTATTGCTAACAGTAGTGTAGATCTTCACTGTGGTGCTGAAATGGCTGGAGGTAGCATACTTGTTAATGGTGATGCTGAAAGTTATGCTGGCAGGGAAATGACTGGTGGAAATCTAGAAATCATTGGTAATGTAAAAGAATTCTGTGGTGCTTCTTATATAGGTGATTGGAGAGGTATGACTGGAGGAATCATTACTATTCATGGTAACGCTGGAAAGCAGTTAGGTGAATGTTTAACTGGTGGGGAAATACATGTTAAAGGTAACTGTGATATTCTCGCCGGTATTCACATGAACAAAGGTCTTATTCAAATTGATGGTGATGTCACTAGATGGCCTGGTGGTCAAATGCAAAATGGGGATATTGTTATCAATGGAACTCTTTCAAGATTCCTTGAAGGTTTTGAACAAGAAGAAGTTGTTAAAAATCCAACCATTGCTGGAAAATCTTTTTCAGGAAATTATATAAAGTTTACTGGGGATATTGCTAGAAATGGTAAAGGAAGTCTCTATTTAGCTGCAGAAAAAAATAGACATTTGCTCTAA
- a CDS encoding DUF2097 domain-containing protein encodes MKEEIVLKPDEALEYVKLNVKEEDVLELSYNRVYAPGDVLNIQVEEEFGEENVIVSLHLNGELVSDVVRVNLNDIKDDLLEIGHISGEKETIIVIED; translated from the coding sequence ATGAAAGAAGAAATTGTTTTAAAGCCTGATGAAGCTTTAGAATATGTTAAATTGAATGTAAAAGAAGAAGATGTGTTAGAATTATCTTATAATAGAGTTTATGCTCCAGGAGATGTCTTAAACATACAAGTTGAAGAAGAATTTGGGGAAGAAAACGTCATTGTTTCTTTACATTTAAATGGAGAACTTGTTAGTGATGTTGTTAGAGTTAATTTAAATGACATTAAAGATGATTTATTAGAAATAGGTCATATTAGTGGTGAAAAAGAGACTATTATTGTTATTGAAGATTAA
- a CDS encoding DUF2097 domain-containing protein, giving the protein MNTTEFEMDCDKAIEYIKENVQIYDILELSYNRVFTPGEVLNIDTSEYNGKSGLKVVIHVSEDTFTSTVEVDLEEVKEELIEVIHIPQNKDEKIVIIIDKCDM; this is encoded by the coding sequence ATGAATACAACAGAATTTGAAATGGACTGTGATAAAGCTATTGAGTATATTAAAGAAAATGTTCAGATTTATGACATATTAGAACTTTCTTATAACAGGGTTTTCACTCCAGGGGAAGTTTTAAATATTGATACTTCTGAGTATAATGGTAAAAGTGGTTTAAAAGTTGTTATTCATGTTTCTGAAGATACGTTTACCTCTACTGTTGAGGTAGATCTTGAAGAAGTTAAAGAAGAGTTGATTGAAGTTATTCATATACCACAAAATAAAGATGAAAAAATAGTAATTATAATTGATAAATGTGATATGTAG
- a CDS encoding ATP-binding cassette domain-containing protein has product MYLEIKNLTVDLGDFILKNINFSIHEGEYVILIGPTGSGKSVLLETIIGFYSPNKGEIKLNGNIINNLHPEDRGIGIVYQDNILFPNMDVYENIAYGAKKKFSDEEIDEKIKDIAKKMKISHILHRDINTLSGGEAQRTSLARALIVEPKIILMDEPFSALDITTQGKLTSMIKHIVKDYKTTVIHITHNFNEVWNLADRVGVMKDGKVQQLASVHEVFSKPENNFVADFVGVRNIFEGKVVDADSEKIIVKLDSGSLITSSDTECTGKIKEKGIEKILIAVRPENIIFSNEKFESSAKNQLKGKIVDIKETGPTVLVSVDVGGDIFRGLLTKSSADVLKVKLNKEIYISFKSLNVTILDKYNYKKIKN; this is encoded by the coding sequence ATGTATTTAGAAATAAAAAATTTAACTGTAGATTTAGGAGATTTTATATTAAAAAATATAAATTTTAGTATCCATGAAGGAGAATATGTAATACTCATTGGACCTACAGGAAGTGGAAAATCCGTCCTATTAGAAACTATTATTGGTTTTTATTCTCCAAATAAAGGTGAAATTAAGTTAAATGGTAATATAATTAATAATTTACATCCCGAAGATAGAGGAATAGGAATAGTATATCAAGACAATATTCTATTTCCGAATATGGATGTTTATGAAAATATTGCTTATGGAGCTAAAAAAAAGTTTTCAGATGAAGAAATTGATGAAAAAATAAAGGATATAGCTAAAAAGATGAAAATCTCCCATATACTTCATCGTGACATAAATACATTAAGTGGAGGGGAAGCACAGAGAACATCCCTTGCAAGAGCACTTATTGTAGAGCCAAAAATAATACTGATGGATGAACCTTTTAGTGCACTTGATATTACAACACAAGGAAAATTAACTTCGATGATTAAACACATAGTGAAGGACTATAAAACAACAGTCATTCACATAACACATAATTTTAATGAAGTCTGGAATTTAGCAGATCGAGTTGGTGTGATGAAAGATGGAAAAGTTCAGCAATTGGCCTCTGTCCATGAAGTATTTTCCAAACCAGAAAACAATTTTGTTGCTGATTTTGTAGGAGTTCGCAATATATTTGAAGGAAAAGTTGTTGATGCAGACTCAGAAAAAATAATTGTAAAATTAGATAGTGGTTCATTAATTACTAGTTCAGACACAGAATGTACTGGAAAGATAAAAGAAAAAGGAATAGAGAAAATTTTAATTGCTGTTCGCCCAGAAAACATTATATTTTCTAATGAAAAATTTGAATCATCAGCTAAAAACCAGCTGAAAGGAAAAATTGTAGATATTAAAGAAACAGGGCCAACTGTTTTAGTTAGTGTTGATGTGGGAGGAGATATATTTAGAGGACTTTTAACAAAGAGTTCTGCTGATGTTTTAAAAGTTAAGTTAAATAAAGAAATTTATATAAGTTTTAAATCATTGAATGTTACAATACTAGACAAATATAACTATAAAAAGATTAAAAATTAA
- a CDS encoding ABC transporter permease → MRSKFELTFIGLTVFITIIFFVVIGSMFLIPTFQGFVDALFSEEMIFAISLTLTTSIVSAILVMVCCIPMAYTLSRYEFPLKGFFNIIIDLPMAFPEIVIGIALLMFLGSNGIGSYLENAGIELVFNSTGIIIAQFFVALPYAVRTLYSTFNYIDPRYEFVSRSLGYSEIATFINVTLPMSKNGLFASSIITLARCIGTFASVLFVGGGILMKTETLAVSMYLNLSTGDIDMAITAGILLVLISFITIAVMERYAKESNL, encoded by the coding sequence ATGCGATCGAAATTTGAATTGACATTTATAGGGTTAACTGTATTTATAACAATAATATTTTTTGTAGTTATTGGGAGTATGTTCCTAATACCAACATTTCAAGGGTTCGTAGATGCATTATTCTCAGAAGAAATGATTTTTGCAATTTCTCTAACTTTAACTACTTCTATAGTGTCCGCCATATTAGTTATGGTTTGTTGTATTCCTATGGCATATACACTAAGTAGATATGAATTTCCTTTAAAAGGATTTTTCAATATTATTATTGATTTACCTATGGCATTTCCAGAAATTGTTATAGGAATAGCTCTTTTAATGTTTTTAGGGTCAAATGGTATTGGATCATATCTTGAAAATGCTGGAATTGAACTTGTATTTAATAGTACTGGTATAATCATTGCACAGTTTTTTGTTGCACTTCCTTATGCAGTAAGGACTTTATACTCAACTTTCAATTATATAGATCCAAGATATGAATTTGTTTCAAGGAGTCTTGGATATAGTGAGATTGCTACTTTTATTAATGTTACTTTACCTATGTCTAAAAATGGACTTTTTGCAAGTAGTATTATAACGCTTGCTAGATGTATCGGAACTTTCGCTTCTGTATTGTTTGTTGGAGGAGGTATATTAATGAAAACAGAGACTCTTGCTGTTTCAATGTATCTTAATTTATCAACAGGAGATATAGATATGGCAATTACAGCAGGAATACTATTAGTTCTTATATCATTCATAACAATAGCAGTGATGGAAAGATATGCAAAAGAAAGTAATTTATAA
- the modA gene encoding molybdate ABC transporter substrate-binding protein — protein MNKNNKIIILIIVIIAAIAIAGLYVSGTLTSGGSNEEGSIDVLVGAGFSKVGADLISEFNKKYPNIKVNAKYGGSGELFATLETQKSGDVFLPADYKYMEDAMNNGYMENNTVKNITKNVPVIVVQKGNPKNITSLEDLAKPGVKVGVGEADGPAIGKTTQKILEKNNLTDSVQSNVVVTTTTVNQLLTYIVTGQVDATIIWEDMTVWKEGDGKIEVIEIPDDENIESTVPIGITSFVKDKSAADKFEEFVTSEEGKQIWKEWGFEI, from the coding sequence ATGAATAAAAATAATAAAATAATAATTTTAATTATTGTTATAATAGCAGCAATTGCTATTGCAGGATTATATGTAAGTGGGACACTTACAAGTGGTGGTTCAAATGAAGAAGGAAGCATTGATGTACTAGTTGGTGCAGGTTTTAGTAAAGTTGGTGCAGATCTTATCAGTGAATTTAATAAAAAATATCCTAATATAAAAGTAAATGCCAAATACGGAGGTAGTGGAGAGTTATTTGCTACTCTCGAAACACAAAAAAGTGGTGATGTTTTTTTACCTGCTGATTACAAATATATGGAAGATGCTATGAACAATGGTTATATGGAAAATAATACTGTTAAAAATATAACTAAAAATGTTCCTGTGATTGTTGTTCAAAAAGGAAATCCTAAAAACATCACATCACTTGAAGATTTAGCAAAGCCTGGTGTTAAAGTAGGTGTTGGTGAAGCAGATGGTCCAGCTATTGGTAAAACCACTCAAAAAATACTTGAAAAAAATAATTTAACTGATTCAGTCCAGTCCAATGTAGTAGTTACAACAACCACTGTTAATCAGCTACTCACATATATAGTAACTGGACAAGTCGATGCAACCATAATTTGGGAAGATATGACTGTTTGGAAAGAAGGCGATGGGAAAATAGAAGTTATAGAAATACCGGATGATGAAAATATAGAGAGTACTGTTCCTATTGGAATAACTTCATTTGTAAAAGATAAATCAGCAGCAGACAAATTTGAAGAGTTTGTTACCTCAGAAGAAGGTAAACAAATATGGAAAGAATGGGGATTTGAAATATAG
- a CDS encoding AAA family ATPase translates to MKTVENIFDVIIQQEGTLFKQSEVFTLEYLPEILRFREKQLRAMINHSRQLNSGHAPTNMEITGPYGTGKTTAVKKYFELVENKFNVATAYINCEFDKTENQMLTKIYNKLYKKSVKTGVTTNILKNKIVNHLGKTEKVLVVCLDDYGSNKISGDDIDQINKVMYTLLRAHEIDHKAKISLITITNRRYINFVLSQSVETIFRPANVNFDAYTLSEIHTILSDRCKLGFARGVISEEVIYMVAEHAYREGDLRIGIRCLYDAGRNAELVGSSTIEREHLDF, encoded by the coding sequence ATGAAAACTGTTGAAAATATATTTGATGTAATAATCCAACAGGAAGGTACATTATTTAAACAATCAGAAGTATTTACATTAGAATATTTACCAGAAATATTAAGATTTCGTGAAAAACAATTAAGAGCTATGATAAATCATAGTAGACAATTAAACAGTGGTCATGCTCCAACTAATATGGAAATTACAGGGCCATATGGAACAGGTAAAACAACAGCTGTAAAGAAATATTTTGAATTAGTAGAAAATAAATTCAATGTAGCAACAGCTTATATTAACTGTGAATTTGATAAAACAGAAAACCAAATGCTAACAAAAATCTATAATAAACTATATAAAAAAAGTGTTAAAACAGGAGTAACAACTAATATTCTTAAAAATAAGATAGTTAACCATCTTGGCAAAACAGAAAAAGTATTAGTGGTTTGTTTAGATGATTATGGATCAAATAAAATATCTGGTGATGATATTGATCAGATAAACAAAGTTATGTACACTTTACTCAGAGCTCATGAAATCGATCATAAAGCTAAAATTAGCCTAATAACAATCACCAATCGTAGGTACATTAATTTTGTATTGTCTCAAAGTGTTGAAACAATATTCAGACCAGCTAATGTTAATTTTGACGCATATACTTTAAGTGAGATACATACTATTTTGAGTGATAGGTGTAAATTAGGCTTTGCTCGAGGAGTTATTAGTGAAGAAGTTATTTATATGGTGGCTGAGCATGCTTACCGTGAAGGAGACTTAAGAATAGGTATAAGATGTTTATATGATGCAGGTCGTAATGCAGAACTTGTAGGAAGTAGTACTATTGAAAGAGAACACTTAGACTTCTAA